A stretch of Coccidioides posadasii str. Silveira chromosome 2, complete sequence DNA encodes these proteins:
- a CDS encoding uncharacterized protein (EggNog:ENOG410PNDS~COG:S~BUSCO:4830at33183), translating into MAAAGGAASIITQVQQTGGPPLNTLGDIGGDEHITLDLRGTRFTLSRDELLTLPEFVLLSLFPNGLLPDSHMGGFHEGDVYSVDYDPVSLQYMLDFFRTVAQSIPSPSPSPTTSPEGEQVDPMQSASRDMLQDRAGIIVLREDLDFYVIPPHAEIDHPEMMEIKRAAGRALLKQDGIFSGLKKSDEAGTTEQHLIEMLTAGGFNHNDQWGHRSGEPNKAVICSLGLAKLRTDIRSDIANNNAVGMAQKLLLFWRKPARRCWWEGVELEGIEGVEGTLKVWIRRVWTLEMSVIGLR; encoded by the exons ATGGCGGCTGCGGGAGGGGCAGCGAGTATCATTACTCAAGTGCAACAAACGGGAGGGCCGCCGCTCAATACGCTTGGAG ACATTGGAGGAGATGAGCATATTACTTTGGATCTACG TGGCACTCGATTCACATTATCACGCGATGAATTACTCACTCTACCGGAGTTTGTATTACTGTCTCTTTTCCCCAACGGATTGCTTCCTGACAGCCATATGGGCGGATTCCACGAGGGAGATGTATACTCAGTCGAC TATGACCCTGTATCCCTTCAGTATATGCTAGATTTTTTCCGGACCGTGGCGCAGTCGATCCCGTCCCCATCTCCATCCCCGACTACTTCACCAGAAGGGGAGCAAGTCGACCCTATGCAGAGTGCCTCTAGAGATATGCTTCAGGATCGCGCGGGAATCATAGTACTTCGCGAGGACCTTGACTTCTACGTGATTCCACCCCATGCGGAAATTGACCATCCCGAGATGATGGAAATCAAGCGAGCTGCTGGCCGAGCTTTGCTCAAACAGGATGGAATCTTTTCCGGTCTCAAGAAAAGCGACGAGGCCGGAACGACAGAACAGCACCTGATCGAGATGTTAACGGCTGG CGGATTCAATCACAACGACCAGTGGGGACACCGCTCTGGAGAGCCCAATAAGGCTGTCATATGCAGCTTGGGATTAGCCAAATTGCGGACTGATATCCGGAGCGATATAGCTAATAACAATGCTGTTGGCATGGCCCAGAAATTGCTCCTTTTTTGGAGGAAGCCCGCGCGACGGTGTTGGTGGGAAGGTGTGGAGCTAGAAGGGATAGAAGGGGTAGAGGGCACACTTAAAGTCTGGATCCGTAGGGTTTGGACGCTTGAAATG AGTGTGATTGGACTTCGTTGA
- a CDS encoding uncharacterized protein (EggNog:ENOG410PYDT~BUSCO:16127at33183) encodes MLPPSNSINHQNLKLAEFLASLQNQPALPAAPPPYTAVQTNDDLDVDDEEEDPLPPIVLKIDSSIVVDGQANTIAIPASFGPNLENGKTAPSELRPTVSNSGAMQQLQQQRQVKSAQIASSVMAAMKASGILNDRETGMSRPIEIHINSGIHVKGFKNVVCLGLKRRTEANSPPTTPCEAREGGRKRRAQSEPIELPNPKKRSI; translated from the exons ATGCTTCCTCCTTCGAACTCCATTAACCACCAGAATCTGAAACTGGCGGAATTTTTGGCAAGTCTTCAGAATCAACCCGCGCTGCCCGCCGCACCTCCCCCATATACTGCCGTTCAAACCAACGATGACTTGGACGTCGAcgacgaggaggaagatCCACTCCCCCCGATTGTGTTGAAGATTGACTCTTCAATCGTCGTTGATGGCCAAGCCAACACCATCGCAATTCCGGCATCCTTTGGGCCAAATCTCGAAAATGGAAAGACTGCTCCATCCGAGCTCCGGCCAACAGTTTCCAATAGTGGCGCGATGCAGCAGCTCCAGCAACAAAGACAAGTGAAATCTGCCCAGATTGCCTCGTCAGTCATGGCAGCAATGAAAGCCTCCGGTATTTTGAATGATCGGGAGACTGGAATGTCCCGTCCGATCGAGATCCATATAAATTCCGGGATACATGTCAAGGGGTTCAAGAATGTTGTGTGCCTGGGATTAAAACGTCGAACGGAAGCAAATTCGCCGCCAACAACTCCATGTGAGGCCcgagagggaggaagaaaaagacGGGCTCAATCA GAGCCCATCGAGCTTCCAAATCCAAAAAAACGCAGTATCTAA
- the SFH1 gene encoding Chromatin structure remodeling complex protein sfh1 (EggNog:ENOG410PISS~COG:B,K~BUSCO:6266at33183), translating into MSFPFASVTSYSPRLRQYANALLTPVLPATQTPASRTTKRGTAAINYAENDIDEEDFDDSDSTRRPTGLRSLKREDIHPDRGPTGEKLGTEIFAPANVQPNFREWLLRRRPKAMKEVQLTGYGLLPLNLVPIRIDLEVPAHQPLEPFPLPRNYLELGINPTAPAYRKPEAAPPYRIKDFILWNLHEPFITPEEYAVTFVRELDLPNLPMMVTAVCNQIRQQLEEYAGVAMHPIFQKIPASKNTLSRPQYIPESPTPAQISATTPANQADAAGKQAISQGASSDDNSFNTDDAYRCIVILDITLQNKLYTDKFEWSLLHDQGLADQFARMTCADLSLGPEWVNVISHGICETVLKLKKEACESGGLVGIGGDGAEIDNLAANGREAGWRYDPDGLGDEWEPRVQILSKEDIEKREGDRERQIRRLRRETARFSSTANMSLDMTRQSSGGYFDLPDPDTPLGRGERNKRRRRARSNSPASGTPGGRGTPDVGGVAGYGGGGGTLTDAERQSWRCAYCSWPGHATWAARDGPEGPKVLCQNCGVEYERDGRLPTWSKNLFAPRRVLA; encoded by the exons ATGTCTTTTCCCTTCGCTTCCGTTACTTCTTATTCCCCTCGCCTCCGCCAATATGCCAATGCCTTATTAACCCCGGTTCTTCCTGCGACGCAGACCCCGGCCTCTCGAACCACAAAGCGCGGGACCGCCGCGATAAACTACGCGGAGAATGACATCGATGAAGAAGACTTCGATGATAGCGATAGTACGCGCCGACCAACTGGCTTAAGAAGCCTCAAAAGGGAGGACATCCATCCGGATCGAGGACCAACAGGGGAGAAACTTGGAACAGAGATCTTCGCGCCCGCGAATGTACAGCCAAATTTCCGAGAATGGCTACTTCGAAGACGGCCAAAAGCAAT GAAGGAAGTTCAGTTAACAGGCTATGGCCTGTTACCTCTCAACTTGGTTCCTATTCGCATCGATCTTGAAGTTCCTGCCCATCAGCCCCTTGAACCATTTCCCTTGCCTCGAAATTACCTTGAGTTAGGTATAAACCCTACGGCACCAGCGTATCGAAAGCCTGAAGCAGCTCCACCCTATAGGATTAAAGATTTCATTCTTTGGAATCTCCATGAGCCATTCATTACACCCGAGGAATATGCGGTTACATTTGTGCGTGAATTGGATTTGCCAAATTTGCCGATGATGGTAACGGCTGTCTGTAATCAAATCCGCCAACAGCTCGAGGAATATGCGGGCGTGGCGATGCATCCAATTTTCCAGAAAATACCCGCTTCAAAAAACACACTATCCCGTCCACAATATATTCCAGAATCGCCCACACCTGCTCAGATATCCGCTACCACCCCAGCTAACCAAGCTGACGCTGCTGGGAAGCAAGCAATATCACAGGGTGCTTCTTCCGACGACAATTCATTTAATACGGATGACGCGTATCGTTGTATTGTTATTTTGGATATCACTCTGCAAAATAAGCTATACACTGACAAATTCGAATGGTCCCTCCTCCATGATCAAGGCCTAGCGGATCAATTCGCCCGGATGACATGTGCAGACCTCAGTCTAGGACCTGAATGGGTAAACGTTATATCTCATGGCATCTGCGAGACTGTTCTTAAATTAAAGAAAGAAGCATGCGAAAGCGGTGGTTTAGTGGGAATTGGCGGGGATGGAGCCGAAATCGACAATCTAGCAGCGAACGGCCGAGAGGCTGGCTGGCGGTACGACCCCGACGGTTTGGGCGACGAATGGGAGCCTAGGGTTCAAATTCTGTCCAAGGAAGATATAGAAAAGCGTGAGGGAGATCGAGAACGGCAAATTCGAAGACTTCGACGGGAAACAGCCAGGTTCTCGTCGACGGCCAACATGAGCTTAGATATGACGCGTCAAAGCTCCGGCGGCTACTTTGATCTCCCAGATCCAGACACCCCCCTAGGTCGAGGTGAACGAAATAAGAGACGGCGTCGTGCCCGAAGTAATAGTCCAGCAAGTGGGACGCCCGGAGGTAGGGGTACTCCCGACGTTGGTGGCGTAGCGGGATAtggaggtggaggaggcACGCTCACTGATGC GGAGAGACAAAGCTGGCGATGCGCCTATTGCTCCTGGCCAGGACACGCCACTTGGGCCGCGAGAGATGGGCCTGAGGGGCCAAAG GTTCTCTGCCAAAATTGCGGAGTGGAATATGAACGGGACGGCCGGTTACCAACGTGGTCGAAGAACCTTTTTGCCCCTCGACGAGTTCTCGCATAA
- a CDS encoding uncharacterized protein (EggNog:ENOG410PQX7~COG:S) — MADALCGPSNALQNFQKHASTDRTLQQDRISSRHTPTQGFRSRNPNEGTLDPEFQAFESGLSGPAVPDIHSPPVFHERGPALSPLNHHPQNSGWASDFQNLHISAPSPSVVQHRLQAQVAVHAPVSSSWHNEFINQAQPNLQNPIPQKQMMHSPMANMPYQPMNTFGTNHTDQSHILESQNSQPVEVFDEVAFEAAFAEARAEVELQENKLQELENETLNEEISLEPIKIGSDTIPAQQPVTDEAEELARTAGQLLESVSHDKSQKFKESNFLALMRQLRDREVTVEGDEFRQAAQPLHPGGPYYPEQRKLSRRSDAEDSQNTFIHHDDTSKFGETRPQTGVA; from the exons ATGGCAGACGCACTCTGCGGGCCTTCAAATGCGCTTCAGAATTTTCAGAAGCATGCTTCTACAGACAGAACTCTTCAGCAAGACCGAATATCATCACGTCATACTCCCACACAG GGCTTCCGGTCTCGTAACCCCAATGAAGGCACTCTAGATCCCGAGTTTCAGGCTTTTGAGTCCGGGCTTTCAGGCCCAGCTGTACCGGATATCCATAGTCCACCGGTCTTTCACGAAAGAGGGCCAGCTCTCTCCCCGTTAAACCACCACCCACAAAATTCTGGTTGGGCTTCCGATTTCCAAAACCTCCATATTTCAGCGCCATCTCCTTCAGTTGTTCAACATCGACTCCAAGCCCAGGTGGCTGTTCATGCCCCCGTTTCGTCGAGCTGGCATAATGAGTTTATCAACCAGGCCCAACCAAACTTGCAAAATCCGATACCGCAGAAGCAAATGATGCATAGCCCCATGGCGAATATGCCATATCAACCAATGAACACATTCGGGACAAACCACACAGACCAGTCCCATATACTCGAATCGCAGAACTCGCAGCCAGTAGAGGTTTTTGATGAGGTAGCGTTTGAAGCGGCATTCGCCGAGGCCCGCGCTGAGGTTGAACTACAAGAGAACAAGCTCCAGGAATTGGAAAATGAAACGCTAAATGAGGAGATATCGTTGGAACCAATAAAGATAGGGTCAGATACAATACCAGCACAGCAACCCGTTACAGATGAAGCCGAGGAACTTGCCCGAACGGCCGGCCAGCTACTCGAGAGCGTCAGTCACGATAAGAGCCAGAAGTTCAAAGAGAGCAATTTTCTTGCATTGATGCGGCAGCTTCGAGATCGCGAGGTCACGGTCGAAGGCGACGAATTCCGCCAA GCGGCTCAACCTCTACATCCAGGTGGACCATATTACCCGGAACAGAGGAAGTTGTCGCGCAGATCCGATGCGGAGGATTCTCAAAATACTTTCATTCATCACGACGACACTAGTAAGTTTGGTGAGACTAGGCCACAGACGGGTGTTGCATGA